In the genome of Streptomyces collinus, one region contains:
- a CDS encoding FAD-dependent monooxygenase — protein sequence MTVDVLVVGAGPAGLTLALEAHDHGARVRVVERRPEPFRPSRALILHPRTLEVLRPLGVTDAVLERADTAPAAVLRLGSRVVEARLADFALPETAFPHLSLVRQTDVEDVLTQALADRGVRVERGTELITVRDDGHNASAVLRSPRGTEEISCPYVAGCDGPASTVRACAGIGWHGRPYAVEVILADLDLAGAAGRPGPSGAQVFAGRDGLVFLFPLGEQAAWRLLVTRAAVGSAGRDFGQPGAAVPQAELQRLLSDAGTPARIERLAWSARVPLRCGLARRFRQGRLFLAGDAAHNYSPATGQGMNAGIQDAVNLGWKLGFAAGHAEGEPSDGLLLDSYDQERRPAAHRRIVLTHMAFWAEASTGRIPSWLRGVAAPRAAATVPALLDRRRLVAEAVRLISQLRVNYRHSPLSVQGTPPLRGAPRPGDRLPDAAVSLGGAPRRLHELLAGPGVHLLLQRDAAPPPPQVVTGSQVSVLRLANSPGRGLVAVRPDGHVGFQCGTADPAGLTDWLALIGAASHPVRV from the coding sequence ATGACGGTGGACGTCCTGGTCGTAGGGGCGGGGCCGGCCGGCCTCACCCTGGCGCTGGAGGCCCATGACCACGGGGCGCGGGTCCGGGTCGTCGAGCGGCGGCCCGAGCCCTTCCGGCCCTCCCGCGCCCTCATTCTGCATCCGCGCACCCTGGAGGTTCTGCGCCCTCTCGGGGTCACCGACGCCGTGCTGGAACGGGCGGACACCGCCCCCGCGGCAGTTCTCCGTCTCGGCTCCCGTGTCGTCGAAGCCAGGCTGGCCGATTTCGCGTTGCCTGAGACGGCGTTCCCGCATCTGTCCCTCGTCCGGCAGACGGACGTCGAGGACGTGCTGACGCAGGCGCTCGCCGACCGCGGGGTGCGTGTGGAGCGTGGCACCGAGTTGATCACCGTCCGCGACGACGGGCACAACGCGTCGGCCGTCCTGCGATCACCGCGCGGCACGGAGGAGATCAGCTGTCCTTACGTCGCCGGCTGCGACGGCCCGGCCAGTACCGTGCGGGCCTGTGCCGGCATCGGCTGGCACGGCAGGCCGTACGCCGTGGAGGTGATCCTCGCCGACCTCGATCTGGCAGGTGCTGCGGGTCGCCCCGGTCCTTCCGGTGCTCAAGTGTTCGCCGGGCGTGACGGGCTGGTGTTCCTCTTCCCGCTCGGAGAGCAGGCCGCCTGGCGCCTGCTGGTCACTCGGGCGGCCGTCGGCAGCGCCGGGCGGGACTTCGGTCAGCCCGGCGCCGCCGTCCCGCAAGCCGAGCTCCAGCGCCTTCTGAGCGACGCGGGGACGCCGGCGCGGATCGAGCGCCTGGCCTGGTCCGCGCGGGTGCCGCTGCGGTGTGGCCTCGCGCGACGGTTCCGCCAGGGGCGGCTCTTCCTCGCGGGGGACGCGGCCCACAACTACTCGCCTGCCACCGGTCAGGGCATGAACGCCGGCATCCAGGACGCGGTGAACCTCGGCTGGAAACTCGGCTTCGCGGCAGGGCATGCCGAGGGCGAGCCCAGTGACGGCCTGCTGCTGGACTCCTACGACCAGGAGCGCAGGCCGGCTGCCCACCGCCGGATCGTCCTCACGCACATGGCGTTCTGGGCAGAGGCGTCGACCGGGCGGATCCCCTCTTGGCTGCGCGGAGTGGCCGCCCCGCGTGCAGCCGCGACCGTACCCGCCCTGCTCGACCGGCGCAGGCTGGTCGCCGAGGCCGTCCGTCTCATCTCCCAGTTGCGGGTGAACTACCGGCACAGCCCCTTGTCGGTGCAGGGAACGCCTCCCCTGCGGGGTGCTCCCCGCCCAGGAGACCGCCTGCCGGACGCGGCCGTCAGCCTCGGAGGGGCTCCACGGAGGCTCCACGAACTGCTGGCCGGCCCGGGGGTGCACCTGCTGTTGCAGCGCGACGCCGCTCCCCCGCCGCCGCAGGTGGTGACCGGCTCCCAGGTCAGCGTCCTTCGGCTGGCGAACAGCCCGGGCCGCGGTCTGGTGGCGGTCCGGCCGGACGGGCATGTCGGCTTCCAGTGCGGGACCGCCGACCCGGCCGGGCTGACCGACTGGCTGGCGCTGATCGGTGCGGCGTCTCATCCCGTCCGAGTGTGA